A single region of the Oncorhynchus kisutch isolate 150728-3 linkage group LG30, Okis_V2, whole genome shotgun sequence genome encodes:
- the metap1d gene encoding methionine aminopeptidase 1D, mitochondrial, with protein MAAPGGAKLLSSAGLGGFLQRVCGLWGCGSPWGVQSQQHRQFFWRKWKSSRSVVRPAVVRPAYSVPKHILRPDYVNSGQVPDWPDYIEIKDQEQIQGLTRACQLARQILLLAGRSLKIGMMTDEIDFIVHQETIRHNAYPSPLRYGGFPKSVCTSVNNVVCHGIPDTRQLQDGDIINVDVTVYLEGYHGDTSETFLIGCVDEVGRKLVKTARKCRDDAIAACKPGAPLCVIGNTISEIAHSNGFHVCPYFIGHGIGSYFHCHPEIWHHANANDMTMDEGMAFTIEPILMEGSSEFRILKDKWTAVSADDKRSAQFEHTVVITSDGVDILTKLPEEDEPSPIGV; from the exons ATGGCGGCGCCCGGTGGTGCTAAACTTCTATCAAGTGCAG GATTGGGGGGTTTCCTCCAGAGGGTGTGTGGTCTGTGGGGGTGTGGCTCACCCTGGGGTGTCCAATCCCAGCAGCACCGACAGTTCTTCTGGAGGAAGTGGAAGAGCTCTCGCAGTGTAGTCAGACCGGCTGTCGTCAGACCAGCCTACTCAGTGCCCAAG cATATCCTGAGGCCTGACTATGTGAACAGTGGTCAGGTCCCAGATTGGCCAGACTACATAGAGATCAAAGACCAGGAGCAGATCCAGGGCCTGACCAGAGCCTGCCAGCTAGCCAGACAGATACTGCTGCTGGCTGGACGCAGTCtcaag ATTGGCATGATGACAGACGAGATAGATTTTATTGTCCACCAGGAGACGATTCGTCACAACGCGTACCCCTCTCCCCTGAGATATGGGGGGTTCCCCAAATCAGTCTGCACCTCTGTCAATAATGTGGTCTGCCATGGCATACCTGACACCCGACAACTGCAAGATGGTGACATTATCAACGTTGATGTGACT GTCTATCTGGAGGGTTACCATGGTGACACTTCAGAGACGTTCCTGATTGGCTGTGTGGACGAGGTGGGGCGAAAGCTAGTGAAGACAGCCAGGAAGTGTAGAGATGATGCCATTGCTGCCTGTAAACCTGGGGCTCCACTGTGTGTTATAGGTAACActatcag TGAAATAGCCCATTCCAATGGTTTCCATGTGTGTCCCTACTTCATTGGGCATGGCATAGGCTCCTACTTCCATTGCCATCCTGAGATCTGGCACCATG CTAATGCCAATGATATGACCATGGATGAAGGGATGGCCTTCACTATAG AGCCCATATTGATGGAAGGATCGTCAGAGTTCAGAATCCTGAAGGACAAGTGGACAGCAGTGTCTGCAGACGACAAGAG gtcAGCCCAGTTTGAACACACAGTAGTCATCACCTCTGACGGTGTGGATATTCTCACCAAACTACCCGAGGAGGATGAGCCATCGCCAATAGGAGTCTAA